Proteins encoded together in one Jaculus jaculus isolate mJacJac1 chromosome 7, mJacJac1.mat.Y.cur, whole genome shotgun sequence window:
- the Trim13 gene encoding E3 ubiquitin-protein ligase TRIM13, with protein sequence MELLEEDLTCPICCSLFDDPRVLPCSHNFCKKCLEGLLEGNVRNSLWRPSPFKCPTCRKETSATGVTSLQVNYSLKGIVEKYNKIKISPKMPVCKGHLGQPLNIFCLTDMQLICGICATRGDHTKHVFCSIEDAYAQERVAFESLFQSFETWRRGDALSRLDMLETNKRKSLQLLTKDSDKVKEFFEKLQHTLDQKKNEILSDFETMKLAVMQAYDPEINKLNTILQEQRMAFNIAEAFKDVSEPIVFLQQMQEFREKIKVIKETPLPPSNLPTSPLMKNFDTSQWEDIKLVDVDKLSLPQDTGTFISKIPSSSYHLVFVVLLLGLLIFFGPTIFLECSLFDELLIWKDHLSNLSLYLTTSADLVEQSVFYWEQMADGFFIISERIKNFSLVVLNNVAEFVCKYKLL encoded by the coding sequence ATGGAGCTGCTTGAAGAAGATCTTACATGCCCAATTTGTTGCAGTTTGTTTGATGACCCTCGGGTTTTGCCCTGCTCACACAACTTCTGCAAAAAATGCTTAGAAGGTCTCTTAGAGGGAAATGTGCGGAATTCATTGTGGAGACCATCTCCATTCAAGTGCCCCACCTGCCGTAAAGAAACTTCAGCTACTGGAGTTACTAGCCTGCAGGTTAATTACTCTCTTAAGGGTATTGTGGAGAAATATAACAAAATCAAGATCTCTCCCAAAATGCCAGTGTGCAAAGGACACTTGGGGCAGCCTCTCAACATTTTCTGCCTAACTGATATGCAACTAATTTGTGGGATCTGTGCCACACGTGGGGACCACACCAAGCATGTCTTCTGTTCTATTGAAGATGCCTATGCTCAGGAAAGGGTTGCTTTTGAGTCCCTCTTTCAGAGCTTTGAGACCTGGCGTCGGGGTGATGCGCTTTCTCGCTTGGATATGTTGGAAACTAACAAGAGGAAGTCCCTACAGTTGCTGACTAAAGATTCTGATAAAGTGAAAGAATTTTTTGAGAAGTTACAACACACATTGGatcaaaagaagaatgaaatcttGTCTGACTTTGAGACCATGAAGCTTGCAGTTATGCAGGCCTATGACCCAGAAATCAACAAACTCAACACTATTCTACAGGAGCAACGGATGGCCTTTAACATTGCTGAGGCTTTCAAAGATGTGTCAGAACCCATTGTATTTTTGCAACAGATGCAAGAGTTCAGGGAGAAAATCAAAGTAATCAAGGAAACTCCTTTGCCACCTTCTAATTTGCCCACAAGCCCTTTAATGAAGAACTTTGATACCAGTCAGTGGGAAGACATAAAACTAGTGGATGTGGATAAACTCTCTTTGCCTCAGGACACTGGCACATTCATTAGTAAGATTCCCTCAAGCTCCTATCACTtagtttttgtagttcttctgctTGGCCTCCTCATTTTCTTCGGTCCTACCATATTCCTAGAATGCTCTTTATTTGATGAACTACTAATCTGGAAAGACCATCTTTCAAACCTTAGTTTGTACCTGACTACATCAGCTGATTTGGTAGAACAATCAGTTTTTTACTGGGAACAAATGGCAGATGGGTTTTTCATTATCAGTGAAAGAATCAAGAATTTTAGTTTGGTAGTGCTGAACAATGTGGCAGAATTTGTGTGCAAATATAAACTATTATAA
- the LOC123462290 gene encoding serine/arginine repetitive matrix protein 1-like produces MADIVASEVFCFQGSMQLLGAGAGLLDQTSGIPGRATGFLGAAAAPTPTPTQVPADAGQPHPRCELAGHPLPPSRGPGPSAHLGPLGTLRDSPHLSRRDPAAAVGTRHALPEPQQNGLAAPAPRPSAPARCLPPRPERARERGPRLPSPSRAHPHLSLRRARPSARRATRESGPSVKPTRRDMEQKKKPNPSHHFIRISGAEARTPPPLRLQPGHLQSNSA; encoded by the exons ATGGCAGACATTGTTGCCTCAgaagtgttttgttttcaag GCAGCATGCAGCTGCTGGGAGCCGGGGCAGGCCTTCTGGACCAGACGTCCGGGATCCCAGGTCGGGCCACCGGCTTCCTGGGTGCCGCCGCCgcccccacacccacacccacacaggtCCCCGCGGACGCCGGCCAGCCCCACCCTCGCTGCGAGCTCGCGGGTCACCCCCTTCCTCCCTCGAGAGGACCAGGGCCAAGCGCTCATCTCGGGCCTCTGGGGACGCTACGCGACAGCCCTCACCTGAGCCGCCGCGACCCAGCAGCTGCCGTCGGGACCCGCCATGCGCTCCCGGAACCGCAGCAAAATGGACTCGCGGCGCCAGCGCCCCGTCCCTCGGCGCCTGCGCGCTGCCTCCCGCCCCGCCCCGAGCGAGCGCGGGAACGCGGCCCgcgtctcccctccccctcccgagCCCACCCGCACTTGAGTCTTCGCAGGGCACGGCCCTCAGCCCGCCGCGCCACCCGGGAATCAGGCCCTTCAGTTAAGCCGACGCGCAGGGACATG gaacaaaaaaaaaagcccaacccTTCACACCACTTCATCCGCATCTCGGGAGCTGAAGCCAGAACGCCGCCGCCCCTCCGTCTTCAGCCAGGACACCTGCAATCCAATTCCGCTTAA